The stretch of DNA CTGTAAAGGCACCGCTTGGGCTCGGGTTCAATTTCGTACAGGCTAGTGTCAGAAATGACACATCTTCGCGAGCTAACACCGATCGATCGGCATATAATTACCGCGATGCGTACCGCGCCGCACGATAATGATGTCCACCCGTCAGCGCATCGCACCGGCGAGCAGCATCGGGTCGAGCTTCGCGGCGTTCCAGCGCAGCGCCCAGTGGAGGTGCGGGCCGGTCGCGCGGCCGGTCATGCCGGAGGTGCCGATCGGCTGACCCTGGCGGACGTGGTCGCCGAGTTTCACGTCGATCCGCGAGAGGTGCAGGAAGGCGCTGTTGAGCCCCATGCCGTGGTCGAGCATCAGCAGGTTGCCTTCCAGCGTGAAGGGGTGATCGGCGGCCAGGATGACGACGCCGTCGGCAGGCGCGGTGACGATCGTGCCGGTTGGGACGGCGACGTCGGTGCCCGAGTGATAGCTGCCGGGTTCGCCCTTGTAGACGCGTTGCGCGCCGAACAGGCCGGAGATGCGGCCGGTGGCGGGCCAGGCGAACGCCTGTTGCCAGCCTATTGCGTCGGTTTTGCGCGCGCGGGCGGCGACGATCTGCGCGAGTTCGGGTGGGCGAAGCCTGGCGTAGACCGGGTCGGGCGCGGGGAATTTCGGGAGCGTATTCAGGCGCTCGATCCGCCATGCGCGCGGTGCGATCGCGAGACTTTGCGTAACGGTGCGGCCATCGGCGAGTGTTGCCGCCAGCGTCACCTGCGGGCCCGCGTCGCGGTCGAAACCGGCGATGAAGCGGCCGTCGGGGGCCAGCACGATCGGCGTGCCGTTGAGCGTCACCGTACGCGTTCCGGCAGGGGCGGTGGCGAGGATCAACCCGCCCTGGCTGAGCGCGCCAGTCCAGCGGAAAGCTGATTGGCTTGCGATAGCTGGAGGCGCTGCTTGCTGGGCGGCGGCGCTGGTGGCGGCCAGCAGGACGAGCGCCGCCGCGCGGATCAGTGCGGCGCCGCCAAGCGTCATCGCGGCGCCATCGCTTCACTGGCAGCGGCGGCGGTGGCATAGGCCTCCTGCTGCGCGACGCTCCAGTAGCGCAAGTCCTCGAGCGCGATGCGGTGACCGGTCGCGGCGCAGGCGACATGGTCGCCGGGGCTGAGCACGCGAAAACCATTGGCCATATAGTGCAGGCGCGCGGCGCGGTCGGAATTGGACATCAGCATGGCGGGGCTCTTCTTTACAACAGGGTCGGCTGGCGGGGCGCCGGATCGGAGGCGGCCTTCGCCTTGGGCGCAGCATAGGTTTTGGCGGCGGAGCGCTCAAGACCGGTGTCGGTCACCGCGTCGACCACGCCGTCGCGGAAGTGGAGCGTCAGCGTGCCCGCATCGCGCGCCGCCTTGGCCAAGGCGAGCGTCTCGCCGCCGGGACGCGCGGTAACGCGCGCATAGCCGCGGTCGAGGATTGCATCGGGGTTGAGCGACTGGACGAGGCGCCACGTCGCATCGAGCTGCGCGCGTTTCGCCTCGAGCTTGCGCTCGAGCGTCGCGGGGCGGAGCGCGGCACCCGAGCGATCCAGGCTGCCGCGCGCCATCGTCAGCCGGCGCTCGAGCCCGCGATCGAGCCGCTGGCCGAAATCGTCCGCACGCTGGCGCTGCGGGCCGAGCAACTGGTCGCGCTTGGGCAGCAACCGCGCCAGCGCGTCGAGCCGTTCACGGCCACGCTCGACATGGCGACGCGCACAGCGTTCGGTGCGGTTGCGGTGGCTGTCGATCGTGAGGCGCAGGTCGGCGAGCACTGGCACCGCGATCTCGGCCGCGGCGGTCGGCGTCGGCGCGCGCAGGTCGGCGGCGAAATCGCACAAGGTGGTGTCGGTCTCGTGGCCCACCGCGGAGATGATCGGGATCGTGCAGTCGGCGACCGCGCGCACGACGACCTCCTCGTTGAACGACCACAGATCCTCGACCGAACCACCGCCGCGCGCGACGATGACGAGGTCGGGGCGCGGCACCGGCCCGCCGGGCGCGATCGCATCGAACCCGCGGACCGCCGCGGCGATCTCGTTGGCCGAGCCCTCGCCCTGCACCTTGACCGGCCAGACGATGACGTGCGTGGGGCAACGATCCTCGAGGCGGTGGAGGATGTCGCGGATGACCGCGCCGGCGCCCGAGGTGACGACGCCGATCACCCGGGGCATGAACGGCAACGCCTTCTTGCGCGCGCCGTCGAACAGCCCTTCGCCGGCAAGCTTGGCCTTGAGCTTTTCGAGCAGCGCCATCAGCGCGCCGGCACCCGCCAGCTCCATCCGCTCGATGACGATCTGGTATTTCGAGCGGCCAGGATAGGTGGTGAGCTTGCCGGTCGCGATCACCTCGATCCCGTCCTGCGGCACGAAGGCGAGGCTCGACGCATTGCCCTTCCAGATGACGCCGTCGATCACCGCCTGTTCGTCCTTCAGCGACATATAGCAATGCCCCGAGGCGACGCGCTTCCAGCCCGAAATCTCGCCGCGCAGGCGGACATGGCCGAACTCGCCCTCCACCATCCGCTTCAGCTTGAACGCGAGCTCGCCGACCGACATGGCGAGTGCGTTGTCGCCGGCGACCGGCTCGGCTACCAGCCGCCCCATGTCACTGGACACGTCATCGGAAAAGGGATCGGGCATGAACGTCCTGCTGCTGGGCTCGGGAGGGCGCGAACATGCGCTCGCGTGGAAGCTGGTGCAATCGAGAGGCCTCGATACGCTGTATGCCGCGCCGGGCAACCCCGGGATCGCACGGCTTGCGACGCTCGTGCCGCTGGATGCGACGGATCATGCCGCCGTCGTCGCGTTCGTGCGCGCGCATGAGGTCGGGCTGGTGGTGATCGGGCCCGAGGCGCCGCTGGTCGACGGGCTGGCGGACAGTTGCCGCGCGGCGGACATTCCAGTGTTCGGGCCCTCTCAGGCGGCGGCACAACTGGAGGGGTCGAAGGGCTTCACCAAGGATCTGTGCCTGCGCGCCGGGATCCCGACCGCGGGCTATGTCCGTGTGAAGAACCGCGAAGAGGCGGATATCGCACTCGCGCGCACCTTTTCGCTGCCGGTGGTCATCAAGGCCGACGGTCTGGCCGCGGGCAAGGGCGTCGTCATCGCGTTCAGCGCCGCGGAGGCCGACAACGCGCTCGACGCACTGTTCGCCGATGGGGAAGCCGAGGCGGTAATCGAAGAGTTCCTCGACGGCGAAGAGGCGAGCCTCTTCGTGCTGACCGATGGCGTGTCGCTGATGCCGTTCGGCTCGGCGCAGGATCACAAGCGCGTCGGCGAGGGCGATACCGGCCCGAACACCGGCGGGATGGGCGCGTACAGCCCTGCGCTGGTGCTGACGCCTTCGCTCGAGAAGCGTGCGATCGACGAGATCGTCGCGCCGACCGTGGCGGCGATGGCGGCGGAGGGCATGCCATTCTCGGGTGTGCTCTATGCAGGGCTGATGCTGACGCCGCAGGGCCCGAAGCTGATCGAATATAATGCGCGGTTCGGCGATCCCGAGACACAGGTGCTGATGATGCGCTTCCAGGGCGACCTGCTCGCGACGATGCTGGCGACCGCGGAAGGGCGTCTCGGCGAGATGCCCGCGGCGCAGTTCAGCGACGAGACCGCGCTGACGGTCGTGATGGCGGCGGACGGCTATCCGGGCACGCCCAAGGCCGGCGGCGCGATCGTCGGGCTGGATTCGGCGCGCGCGGCCGGCGGGACGGTGTTCCATGCGGGCACGCGGCTCGAGGATGGTGGCCTGGTCGCATCGGGCGGACGCGTGCTCGCGGTGACGGCGACCGGCGACAACGTCGCGACGGCGCAGGCGAACGCCTATCGCGCGGTCGAGGCGATCGATTTCGCGGAAGGCTTCTACCGCCGCGACATCGGCTGGCGCGAGATCGCGCGGGGCGCTTGAACGCGATCGGGTGACGTGACACTCTCCTGGACCAACATCCGGGAGAGGGGTCGCGATGCGTATCATGTCCGTACCGTCGCTTGCCATCGCGGCGCTTATCCTGACGTCGGCAGCGCCGCTACCGCCCGTTCAACTCGCCAGGCGATCTCTTGGCGGCAATGAGTCCCCGGTCCGATGCCGGGTGACCGATCCCGATCTGCGCGGGTCTGGTCGAGCGGGACGCAACATCGTCGTCACGGGCTCTAGAGCCGTGCCCGCTCCCCCCGGACCTCCTCCGCCCCCGGCGCCCGAAGCTGTGCTGCCTCCGCCACCCCCGCCGCCGCCGCCGCCACCAGTCGCAGTCGTGCCGAGGATGGCGCCCGTGGCCCCCGGCGTGCCGATGGCACCGATTACCCAGAGCTTCGCGATGCAGCGGTCCGCAGCGTTTGGGTCACCTGGCAACACCGAACGCTATGACGGCCGCGCGGTGGCCGCGGTCCAGCAGGTCGCGACGAACCCCGTCTCCACTTTCTCGGTCGATGTCGATACCGGTTCCTACGCCAACGTCCGCCGCTTCCTGACGAAAGGGGAGACGCCACCTGCGGACGCGGTGCGGACCGAGGAGATGATCAACTATTTCCGGTATGATTATCCGCGCCCGACCGATCGCGCAGCGCCGTTCAGCGTGACGACCGATGTCGCGCGGACGCCGTGGAACGCGGAGACGCGGCTGCTGCGGATCGGCCTGCGCGGATATGACGTGACGGGGACGACGCGGCCGCCGGCGAACCTTGTCTTCCTGGTCGACGTGTCCGGCTCCATGGACGAACCCGACAAGCTGCCGCTGGTGAAAAGCGCGCTGATGGGCCTCGCCGACCGCCTCGAACCGGCCGACCGGGTGTCGATCGTGGTCTATGCGGGCAATAGCGGCATCGTCCTCGAACCCACCGCTAACAAAGGGTACGTCAAGGCTGCGCTCGATTGCCTCGGCGCCGGGGGTTCGACGGCGGGCGGAGAGGGCATCGCGCTCGCCTATGCGACCGCGCGCGCGAATTTCCGCAAGGGCGGGGTCAACCGGATATTCCTGGCGACCGACGGCGATTTCAACGTCGGGATCAGCGATACGAAAGTGCTGGAGGCGCTGGTGAAGAAGAACCGCGACGATGGCATCACGCTGACGACGCTGGGTTTCGGCAGGGGCAATTACAACGAGGCGATGATGGAGCGGATCGCCGATGTCGGCAACGGCAACTACGCCTATATCGACAGCGCGCTGGAGGCGAAGAAGGTACTGGAGGACGAACTCTCCGCAACGCTTGTCACGATCGCGAAGGACGTGAAGGTGCAGGTCGAGTTCAATCCCGCACAGGCCAGCGAATACCGGCTGATCGGCTATGAAAATCGCGCGCTGAAGGAGGAGGATTTCACCAACGACGCGGTCGATGCGGGCGATATCGGCGCAGGGCATCAGGTGACCGCCCTGTACGAGATCGTGCCGGTCGGCGCCAAGGGCTGGGTGCCGGAGCGACGCTATCCTGCAAACCGGACCGCGGCCATGCCATCGGCCGGGGCCGAACTCGCGGTGGTCAAGCTGCGCTACAAGCTGCCCGACGGGACGACGTCGCGGGAGATCATTCGACCCGTCTCGGCGACACTGATCCGCGATGCCGCCGCACCGACCGGCGACTTCGCCTTCGTGACGGCGGTGGCGGCCTATGGGCAGAAGCTGCGCGGCGATCCGTATCTGAGCCACTACGGCTATGCCGACATGCACGCGCTGGCGCGCCATGCGGACGGCTATTGGCGGCAGGAATTCCTGCAACTGACGGATCTTGCGGCGCGTGGCGGCACGCGTCCGGCGTCGCCGAACGACTGAACGCCGCCGACGGCACGCGGATTAGGCCTCGCAGCCCTTCGCGCACATCGCTACGAGTATGAGCATGAACGAAACTTCCGCGACCTCCGCCTCGGGTTTGAGCCTTCTGCCAGACGGCATCGCCACGCTGACGGCGATCCATTTCACGATCATCGCCGTCGTGGCGATCCTGGTGGTGATCGGCCTGATCTGGGGCATCCGAGCCAAGCGCAGCCGCGTGAAGGCCGCGCACGACGTGATTGCCAACGCGGAGGAGGCAGGCGTTCCGCCCGAGCCGGTCTCGGCAAAGCCCGCGGTCCAGGAGCGCAAGGCGGAGCAATCGCAGGCGCAGGCGCAAATCGCACCGGCCCCCGTCGTGCCGCCTCCCGCTCCGCGCCAAGCTGCCCCGACCCAGCCTGAGCCGACCCGGTCTGTTCCGACCCAGCCTGAGCCGACCCAGCCTGAGCCGACCCAGCCCGTTCCGCCAGTACGAACCGCCCCCGAACAGACGCCGGTTTCGCGGGACAATGACGGTGTGGAAACGCCTGACCGCCTGACCAACGAACCGATCGCCGCCCCGTCGCCCTTGGAGGCAAGTCCGGCGACCGAAACTGTCGCGCCCGCGCCCGCGCCCGCAACGCCCACCGACGCGGCTCCCATCGCACCGGCCGCGCCGGCGCAGTCCTATGCAGACGACCCCGTCACGCAGTTGAAGGGGCTCGGGCCGAAGGTCGCGGCACAGCTTGGCGCGCTCGGCGTCGCGACGGTCGGCCAGATGGCGGCGCTGTCGGACGGCGACGCGCAGCGCATCGACGCGCAACTCGGCAACTTTACCGGGCGGATGGGACGCGATCGCTGGATCGAGCAGGCGCGGTTGCTGGCCGCAGGCGACAAGGCCGGCTTCGAGGCGGTGTTCGGCAAGCTGTAAGCCCTCCGTTCGGACGGACGACGACGCGTCGAGGACTTGCCGCCGGCCGTGATCGGTTAACCGCGATCCTGCGGCCTGAATGACGATTGGCTCTATGCTCCACGCGCGCCGACGGGCATGTCAGGCGTGGCGCATCTCGATGTAGGAGAGCGGCCGATAACAGGGCGATGAGTGCAGATGCTGGTAACGATGAGCGCAATGCTGTTGACGGCTGCCCCCGTTCCCGTGACGGCCGCGCCGATATCGTTGCCCGGCGCAGGGGCGAGCGCCGCGCTGCCCGGGGCGGTGCTGTCGCCGTTCGCCGCTGACATTCCGGGCGCCGCGTCGATGGCGGTTTCGCCGCTCGCCCTGACCGCGTCGCTGCCGGCGATCGAGATTTTTCCCCAGGGGCTGCCGACGCAGGACATTCCGCCGGTCGGCCCCACGCCGTTGGGGACCCCGCCCACCCAGCGGGGCCCCAACGACATCATCGTCACCGGGCGCAAGGAAACCGCGGGCGATCCGTTGCGCGCGGTCAACGCCGAGTCGTTCGCGGTGACGCAGAAGGTCGACGACGCCGTGATCGGCCCGGTCGCGCGGACCTACAAGAAGACCGTGCCGAGCCCGATCCGGCGCGGCATCCACAATTTCCTCTACAATCTGCGCGAGCCGATCGTCTTCCTGAACTTCCTGCTCCAGTTCAAGCCGGGCAAGGCGGCGGAGACGGTGGGGCGGTTTGCGATCAACACGACGATCGGCGTGGCCGGCGTGCTCGACATCGCCAAGCGCAAGCCGTTCCACCTGCCGCGACGCTCAAACGGGTTCGCCAACACGCTCGGCTATTACGGCGTCAAGAACGGCCCGTTCCTGTTCCTCCCGATCGTCGGGCCGACGACGCTGCGCGACCTGCTCGGTGGCGCGGTCGATCGCCTGATCCTGCCGGTCGGCGTCGGCCATCCGTTCAACAGCACGTCGTACACGATCCCGGCAGGTATCCTGGGCGCGCTCGACCACCGGTCGGAATTCGACCAGACGCTGAAGGACCTGCACGACAATTCGCCCGATCCGTATGCCGCGACGCGGTCGTTCTACCTGAACCGGCGGCAGGCGGAGATCGACCATCTCCACGGGCGCGTCGAGGGTGATCCGGCGGGCATGTCGGGACCACCGCCGAGTGTCGTGCCGTTCGTGCCGAGCGATCTGGAGCCGGGGGCCAAGCCGGATCCGGCGGTGCCTGACGAGGGTCCCGTGGTCGAGACGCCCCAGGTCGATACGGAGCGCGCGGCTCAAACCGGTCAGTAACAGGGGACGGCGCCGAACGGTCTCTGCTCTCCCCGTTCGTGCTGAGTAGAGCCCGAGTAGCGCCGCAAGGCGCGGATCGCGGGCTCGTATCGAAGCATGGGTTCCGCGCGCCAACCTGTACCTTCGATAC from Sphingomonas sp. HMP9 encodes:
- a CDS encoding M23 family metallopeptidase; its protein translation is MTLGGAALIRAAALVLLAATSAAAQQAAPPAIASQSAFRWTGALSQGGLILATAPAGTRTVTLNGTPIVLAPDGRFIAGFDRDAGPQVTLAATLADGRTVTQSLAIAPRAWRIERLNTLPKFPAPDPVYARLRPPELAQIVAARARKTDAIGWQQAFAWPATGRISGLFGAQRVYKGEPGSYHSGTDVAVPTGTIVTAPADGVVILAADHPFTLEGNLLMLDHGMGLNSAFLHLSRIDVKLGDHVRQGQPIGTSGMTGRATGPHLHWALRWNAAKLDPMLLAGAMR
- a CDS encoding DUF2093 domain-containing protein: MLMSNSDRAARLHYMANGFRVLSPGDHVACAATGHRIALEDLRYWSVAQQEAYATAAAASEAMAPR
- the xseA gene encoding exodeoxyribonuclease VII large subunit, translated to MPDPFSDDVSSDMGRLVAEPVAGDNALAMSVGELAFKLKRMVEGEFGHVRLRGEISGWKRVASGHCYMSLKDEQAVIDGVIWKGNASSLAFVPQDGIEVIATGKLTTYPGRSKYQIVIERMELAGAGALMALLEKLKAKLAGEGLFDGARKKALPFMPRVIGVVTSGAGAVIRDILHRLEDRCPTHVIVWPVKVQGEGSANEIAAAVRGFDAIAPGGPVPRPDLVIVARGGGSVEDLWSFNEEVVVRAVADCTIPIISAVGHETDTTLCDFAADLRAPTPTAAAEIAVPVLADLRLTIDSHRNRTERCARRHVERGRERLDALARLLPKRDQLLGPQRQRADDFGQRLDRGLERRLTMARGSLDRSGAALRPATLERKLEAKRAQLDATWRLVQSLNPDAILDRGYARVTARPGGETLALAKAARDAGTLTLHFRDGVVDAVTDTGLERSAAKTYAAPKAKAASDPAPRQPTLL
- the purD gene encoding phosphoribosylamine--glycine ligase; the protein is MNVLLLGSGGREHALAWKLVQSRGLDTLYAAPGNPGIARLATLVPLDATDHAAVVAFVRAHEVGLVVIGPEAPLVDGLADSCRAADIPVFGPSQAAAQLEGSKGFTKDLCLRAGIPTAGYVRVKNREEADIALARTFSLPVVIKADGLAAGKGVVIAFSAAEADNALDALFADGEAEAVIEEFLDGEEASLFVLTDGVSLMPFGSAQDHKRVGEGDTGPNTGGMGAYSPALVLTPSLEKRAIDEIVAPTVAAMAAEGMPFSGVLYAGLMLTPQGPKLIEYNARFGDPETQVLMMRFQGDLLATMLATAEGRLGEMPAAQFSDETALTVVMAADGYPGTPKAGGAIVGLDSARAAGGTVFHAGTRLEDGGLVASGGRVLAVTATGDNVATAQANAYRAVEAIDFAEGFYRRDIGWREIARGA
- a CDS encoding vWA domain-containing protein; translated protein: MAPITQSFAMQRSAAFGSPGNTERYDGRAVAAVQQVATNPVSTFSVDVDTGSYANVRRFLTKGETPPADAVRTEEMINYFRYDYPRPTDRAAPFSVTTDVARTPWNAETRLLRIGLRGYDVTGTTRPPANLVFLVDVSGSMDEPDKLPLVKSALMGLADRLEPADRVSIVVYAGNSGIVLEPTANKGYVKAALDCLGAGGSTAGGEGIALAYATARANFRKGGVNRIFLATDGDFNVGISDTKVLEALVKKNRDDGITLTTLGFGRGNYNEAMMERIADVGNGNYAYIDSALEAKKVLEDELSATLVTIAKDVKVQVEFNPAQASEYRLIGYENRALKEEDFTNDAVDAGDIGAGHQVTALYEIVPVGAKGWVPERRYPANRTAAMPSAGAELAVVKLRYKLPDGTTSREIIRPVSATLIRDAAAPTGDFAFVTAVAAYGQKLRGDPYLSHYGYADMHALARHADGYWRQEFLQLTDLAARGGTRPASPND
- a CDS encoding MlaA family lipoprotein; protein product: MLVTMSAMLLTAAPVPVTAAPISLPGAGASAALPGAVLSPFAADIPGAASMAVSPLALTASLPAIEIFPQGLPTQDIPPVGPTPLGTPPTQRGPNDIIVTGRKETAGDPLRAVNAESFAVTQKVDDAVIGPVARTYKKTVPSPIRRGIHNFLYNLREPIVFLNFLLQFKPGKAAETVGRFAINTTIGVAGVLDIAKRKPFHLPRRSNGFANTLGYYGVKNGPFLFLPIVGPTTLRDLLGGAVDRLILPVGVGHPFNSTSYTIPAGILGALDHRSEFDQTLKDLHDNSPDPYAATRSFYLNRRQAEIDHLHGRVEGDPAGMSGPPPSVVPFVPSDLEPGAKPDPAVPDEGPVVETPQVDTERAAQTGQ